In Nostoc sp. GT001, a genomic segment contains:
- a CDS encoding DUF1824 family protein: MSTPNPQNLTAEEAKKLLNKFNCLDIAPILNSSEKVVIRNALILLAKLTDYQILGICADTAEEGILAMKTYSLALGYEPPNNLLTPEGPVYIKLNGKNGLCYLDSYDGHHRGVLVSCQSYDEDGINEMYGHLPLDLFV, encoded by the coding sequence ATGTCAACCCCCAATCCTCAGAATCTCACCGCCGAAGAAGCGAAAAAATTACTGAACAAATTCAACTGTCTAGACATTGCTCCTATCCTCAACTCATCAGAAAAAGTAGTAATTCGTAATGCCTTAATTTTGCTCGCCAAGCTTACTGATTACCAAATATTAGGAATTTGTGCTGATACAGCAGAAGAAGGAATATTGGCGATGAAAACCTATTCTTTGGCTTTGGGTTATGAACCACCAAATAATTTACTTACACCCGAAGGCCCAGTTTATATCAAATTAAATGGCAAAAACGGCTTGTGTTATCTTGATTCCTATGATGGACATCATCGTGGTGTATTAGTATCTTGCCAGTCTTATGACGAAGATGGAATCAACGAAATGTATGGACATCTTCCCCTGGACTTATTTGTATAG